One window of Desulfobacca acetoxidans DSM 11109 genomic DNA carries:
- the proC gene encoding pyrroline-5-carboxylate reductase — protein sequence MSIEKKLAVIGVGNMGSALTRAWLQAGLIEPASICLADADTERLRALAAELGVQTADNRQAVAADIVILAVKPQIIPEVLTDIRNRIGASHLIISIAAGLPLSYLEEMLPRARLLRVMPNTPLLIRAGVAAIAQGTRATAQDLDLARKLFDSVGRSVIVEEKFMDAVTGLSGSGPAYVFLFLEALADGGVKMGLPRQTALLLAAQTILGSAALFLESGHHPGILKDQVASPGGTTITGLHVLEAGGFRGLIMSAVEAATSRSQELATVRPTRP from the coding sequence ATGTCTATAGAAAAGAAACTAGCAGTTATCGGCGTCGGCAATATGGGAAGCGCCTTGACCCGTGCCTGGCTGCAGGCCGGTCTGATCGAACCGGCCTCGATCTGTCTGGCTGACGCCGATACCGAGCGACTGCGCGCCCTGGCCGCAGAATTAGGGGTGCAAACCGCAGATAACCGGCAGGCGGTAGCCGCCGACATTGTCATACTGGCGGTCAAGCCCCAGATCATACCGGAGGTCTTGACCGACATCCGTAACCGGATAGGGGCTTCCCATCTGATTATCTCCATTGCCGCCGGTCTGCCCTTAAGCTATCTGGAAGAGATGCTGCCCCGGGCCCGGTTGCTGCGTGTGATGCCCAACACCCCTCTGCTGATTCGGGCCGGAGTGGCGGCCATTGCCCAGGGAACCAGGGCTACTGCTCAGGACCTGGATTTAGCCCGAAAACTCTTTGACAGCGTCGGCCGATCCGTTATAGTGGAGGAAAAGTTCATGGATGCAGTCACCGGTCTTAGCGGCAGCGGTCCGGCCTACGTCTTCCTCTTCCTAGAGGCCCTGGCTGACGGCGGCGTCAAAATGGGCCTGCCCCGCCAAACCGCCCTGCTGCTGGCCGCCCAAACCATCCTGGGCAGCGCCGCCCTCTTTTTGGAAAGCGGTCATCACCCCGGCATTTTAAAGGATCAGGTTGCCTCTCCGGGAGGAACCACCATAACCGGCTTGCATGTATTGGAAGCAGGAGGATTCCGGGGGCTGATTATGAGCGCCGTGGAAGCGGCTACAAGCCGCTCTCAGGAGTTGGCGACGGTTCGACCAACCCGGCCCTGA
- a CDS encoding amidophosphoribosyltransferase translates to MKSVYDNCGVFAIYGSDSCAFEIFQGIDFLQHRGQQYCGIATYDDGVHQVTHHGKVLSSFTDQDLDSLPGRWGIGHVSLKERQPVKWQSSLGEIALAFSGNIMNAASLKSDMMSRGKAFWRGYDVEIITKIILEEQDPVAGIAALAGTIKGAYSLVVLTREGVYAARDIYGLRPLILGQGPGKYIVCSESRALINLDLAVVRDVRPGEIVRLDHHGFTTVRQLPSPRRAHCAFEWAYTASIDSVIDGLAVLEARYNLGARLAQRDQEEGGPRADLVAPVPMSGIGHAIGYHMQSRLNYQEVFLYNRYADRSYTQSTQIAREKMAKRKLSVLHYAVRDKRIVLCDDSIVRGTQIFNKVHDLKQAGAKAVHVRVACPPLMYPCDFGISTRTYEELMARRYLYRGDITSMAELRELERWVADQIGADSVKYNSLDDFVAALRLPRTDLCLKCWDGRRPMDD, encoded by the coding sequence ATGAAATCAGTCTATGACAACTGTGGGGTCTTTGCCATCTATGGATCTGATTCCTGCGCTTTTGAGATATTTCAGGGGATTGATTTCCTCCAACATCGCGGCCAACAGTATTGTGGCATCGCCACCTACGACGACGGCGTTCACCAAGTCACCCATCACGGCAAGGTCTTAAGCAGCTTTACTGATCAGGATCTGGACAGCCTGCCGGGCCGCTGGGGCATCGGGCATGTCAGCCTGAAAGAACGGCAACCGGTAAAATGGCAGTCCAGCCTGGGAGAGATCGCCCTTGCCTTTAGCGGCAATATTATGAATGCCGCCAGCTTGAAGAGCGACATGATGAGCCGGGGCAAAGCCTTCTGGCGAGGCTACGATGTAGAGATCATTACCAAAATAATCCTGGAAGAGCAGGACCCGGTGGCTGGAATCGCTGCTCTGGCCGGTACCATCAAAGGAGCCTACTCCCTGGTGGTCCTTACTCGGGAGGGTGTTTATGCGGCCCGAGACATTTACGGGCTCCGGCCGCTCATTCTCGGACAGGGACCGGGAAAATATATCGTCTGTTCGGAATCACGAGCTTTAATTAATCTTGATCTGGCAGTAGTGCGGGACGTGCGCCCTGGGGAAATCGTGCGGCTCGACCATCACGGTTTTACTACCGTCCGGCAACTGCCTTCCCCCCGGCGGGCGCACTGCGCCTTCGAATGGGCCTATACAGCCAGCATCGATTCTGTCATCGACGGCCTGGCGGTACTCGAAGCCCGCTATAATTTAGGAGCTCGGCTGGCCCAACGGGATCAGGAAGAAGGCGGTCCGAGAGCCGATCTGGTGGCTCCGGTTCCCATGTCCGGCATCGGCCACGCCATCGGCTACCACATGCAGTCTCGACTGAACTACCAGGAAGTCTTCCTCTATAACCGCTATGCCGACCGCAGCTACACCCAATCGACCCAGATTGCCCGTGAAAAAATGGCCAAACGTAAACTGTCGGTCCTGCACTATGCCGTGAGAGACAAAAGGATCGTCCTGTGCGACGATTCTATCGTTCGGGGTACCCAGATTTTTAACAAGGTTCATGACTTAAAACAGGCCGGAGCCAAGGCGGTGCACGTCCGGGTGGCCTGTCCACCCCTCATGTACCCCTGTGATTTCGGCATCTCCACCCGCACTTATGAAGAACTCATGGCCAGGCGCTATCTCTACCGCGGCGACATCACCTCGATGGCTGAGTTGCGGGAACTGGAACGCTGGGTGGCGGACCAGATCGGGGCCGATTCGGTGAAATACAACAGCTTAGATGATTTCGTGGCTGCGCTCCGCCTTCCCCGAACCGACCTCTGTCTAAAATGTTGGGATGGCAGACGGCCGATGGATGACTGA
- the nadC gene encoding carboxylating nicotinate-nucleotide diphosphorylase codes for MLLLNQTVHRLIDLALEEDLGPGDITTEAVISPEIMAEAHIRAKERLVVAGLPVAEAVFAHLGSEIIFNPRVAEGEVVRPKTVLASVVGPAVLLLMGERVALNFLMRLSGIATWTRQFVEAVQLSAAQIVDTRKTTPGWRVLEKYAVRVGGGANHRFGLFDGVLIKDNHIRAAGGVATAIAAARQAVPHTLRIEVEVSDLPGLEEALAAGADVILLDNMENDSLAEAVRVAGGQVILEASGGMTLERVSEVAAAGVDFISVGALTHSAPAVDMHMKIVRAGLVEPSPTPESGL; via the coding sequence ATGCTGTTGTTAAACCAAACCGTTCATCGGTTGATTGACCTGGCGCTGGAAGAAGACCTCGGCCCTGGTGATATCACTACAGAGGCGGTCATTAGTCCGGAGATTATGGCCGAGGCCCATATTCGGGCCAAGGAGCGTCTGGTAGTGGCCGGGCTGCCGGTAGCGGAGGCTGTTTTTGCCCATTTAGGTTCGGAGATCATCTTTAACCCGCGGGTGGCCGAGGGGGAGGTTGTGCGTCCGAAGACGGTTCTAGCCTCGGTGGTGGGACCGGCTGTTCTGCTCCTGATGGGCGAGCGGGTGGCTCTCAACTTTCTTATGCGTCTGTCGGGCATCGCCACCTGGACGAGACAGTTTGTAGAAGCGGTGCAGCTTTCCGCCGCCCAGATCGTGGATACCCGCAAGACCACCCCAGGCTGGCGGGTGCTGGAAAAATACGCGGTTCGGGTGGGGGGTGGGGCCAACCACCGTTTTGGCCTTTTTGATGGGGTGCTCATCAAAGATAATCACATCAGAGCTGCAGGAGGTGTGGCCACGGCGATAGCTGCAGCTCGACAGGCGGTGCCGCACACCTTGAGGATAGAAGTCGAGGTTTCCGATCTGCCCGGACTGGAGGAGGCCCTTGCTGCGGGGGCAGACGTTATCTTATTAGATAACATGGAGAATGACTCATTGGCCGAGGCGGTGCGGGTAGCTGGAGGCCAAGTGATTTTGGAGGCCTCCGGCGGTATGACCCTAGAGCGGGTATCCGAGGTCGCCGCCGCTGGGGTGGACTTCATCTCGGTGGGCGCCCTGACCCATAGCGCCCCGGCGGTGGATATGCATATGAAGATAGTCAGGGCCGGGTTGGTCGAACCGTCGCCAACTCCTGAGAGCGGCTTGTAG
- the queC gene encoding 7-cyano-7-deazaguanine synthase QueC, with the protein MSDRKLAVVLLSGGLDSCVTAAVAGQDYDLALFHGNYGQRTVRRELQAFRELAVFFRCRHLLEANLDYLGAIGGSSLTDASLAIPQTDTESEELPSTYVPFRNTILIAAVVAWAEVIGASAVFIGANIIDGPDYPDCRPDYFNAYNRLIELGTRPGTHIRIHTPLIHLDKADIIRLGLKLQVPLELTWSCYRNEDRACGCCPSCRIRLKGFAEVGIKDPILYDEENL; encoded by the coding sequence ATGAGCGACCGCAAATTAGCGGTAGTTCTGCTAAGCGGCGGTTTAGATAGCTGCGTCACGGCGGCAGTAGCCGGTCAGGATTATGATCTGGCCCTTTTTCACGGTAACTATGGTCAACGCACGGTCCGGCGGGAGTTGCAGGCCTTCCGAGAACTGGCGGTTTTTTTCCGCTGCCGCCATCTTTTGGAGGCTAATTTAGACTATTTAGGTGCCATCGGCGGATCGAGCCTGACTGATGCGAGCCTGGCAATACCGCAAACAGATACTGAATCTGAAGAACTCCCCTCCACCTATGTCCCTTTCCGCAACACTATCCTCATTGCTGCGGTCGTAGCCTGGGCTGAGGTGATCGGTGCCAGCGCCGTTTTCATCGGGGCGAATATTATTGACGGTCCCGACTATCCTGATTGCCGCCCGGATTATTTCAACGCCTATAACCGGCTGATCGAATTAGGCACCAGGCCAGGAACCCACATACGCATTCATACCCCCTTGATTCATCTCGATAAAGCCGATATCATCCGTCTCGGTCTTAAGTTGCAGGTCCCCCTGGAACTCACCTGGTCATGCTACCGCAATGAAGATCGGGCCTGCGGATGTTGTCCTTCCTGCCGTATACGACTGAAAGGTTTTGCGGAAGTCGGAATTAAAGATCCCATCCTCTATGATGAAGAAAATCTTTAG
- a CDS encoding sulfite exporter TauE/SafE family protein: protein MPTDLLLCLIAFSAGFTQGLSGFGSVLVALPLMVLLLDLKTAVPLAGLWGMTINIILLLTLRRHLDLTRIVPLVVAALPGVPLGVYFLKNVPLWLLEMVLGVLLVVFSIYFVWSGGKTRRLSRGWAYAAGFSSGCLGGSLAASGPPVIIYTALQPWPKDEIKSTLTGFFFLSGLTIIFAQIVAGLITPQVLKTSLISIPFVVLGVISGTWCYNRMETIRYRQVVVGLVTLLGLITVGKSLAGSGF from the coding sequence ATGCCGACAGACCTTTTGCTCTGCCTCATCGCCTTCTCCGCCGGTTTTACTCAAGGGCTTTCGGGTTTCGGCTCGGTCCTGGTAGCCCTGCCGCTTATGGTCCTCCTCCTGGACCTCAAGACCGCCGTTCCTCTGGCGGGCCTCTGGGGTATGACCATCAACATCATCCTGCTGTTGACCCTGCGGCGACATCTCGATCTCACAAGAATTGTACCTCTCGTGGTGGCGGCTTTGCCGGGCGTTCCCTTGGGGGTCTACTTCCTTAAAAATGTTCCTCTCTGGCTCCTGGAAATGGTTTTGGGGGTATTGCTGGTAGTTTTTTCGATATACTTTGTCTGGTCGGGAGGAAAGACACGGCGGCTTTCCCGGGGGTGGGCTTACGCCGCCGGTTTCAGTTCGGGTTGTCTGGGTGGCAGCCTGGCCGCGAGCGGCCCGCCGGTAATCATCTATACCGCCTTGCAACCCTGGCCTAAGGACGAGATCAAATCCACTCTGACCGGTTTCTTTTTTCTTTCCGGTTTAACCATCATTTTTGCCCAGATTGTCGCCGGTTTGATTACTCCCCAAGTACTGAAAACGAGCCTGATATCCATTCCTTTTGTGGTTCTTGGAGTCATATCGGGAACTTGGTGCTACAACCGGATGGAGACCATACGCTACCGGCAGGTAGTCGTGGGGTTGGTCACCCTTTTAGGGTTGATTACTGTGGGCAAGTCACTGGCAGGATCCGGTTTCTAG
- a CDS encoding ParA family protein: MPFVVAIINQKGGTGKTTTTINLGAGLAYQGYRTLLVDMDPQGHTSIGIGIDPDNFTESMGEVMTVPRKDIEDVVLATYIKGLFVAPSHIKLARAAEQLYSRMYRETILYQALKDTDYDYVLIDCPPALGVLTTNSLYVAEFIIIPCQMSRYSLDGLADLMTTIEEVKNIFTEDLFRGDFFRILLTMYDRRNRVTNEFIMEQLKPYLEKTFGVIIMKNEALNQAQIAQKAIFDYDHSSTGARDYYLLTQEFLNLCQKRKNLPEKRRSLLNWP; encoded by the coding sequence ATGCCCTTCGTTGTAGCCATTATTAATCAAAAAGGCGGTACCGGCAAGACCACCACTACTATAAATTTGGGAGCTGGTTTGGCCTATCAGGGGTATCGGACGTTGCTGGTGGATATGGACCCACAGGGCCATACCAGCATCGGCATCGGCATCGACCCGGATAACTTCACCGAGTCCATGGGCGAGGTTATGACCGTTCCTCGCAAAGATATTGAAGATGTGGTTCTGGCTACGTATATCAAGGGCCTGTTTGTCGCCCCCAGTCATATTAAGCTGGCCAGGGCGGCAGAGCAGTTGTATTCAAGGATGTATCGCGAGACGATTTTATACCAGGCTCTCAAAGATACGGATTACGACTATGTCCTGATCGATTGCCCCCCGGCCTTAGGCGTGCTGACCACCAATTCCCTTTATGTTGCCGAGTTTATTATTATCCCCTGCCAGATGTCGCGTTATTCCCTCGATGGGTTGGCCGATCTCATGACTACTATCGAAGAGGTAAAGAATATCTTCACCGAGGACCTTTTCCGGGGTGATTTCTTCCGCATTCTGCTGACTATGTACGACCGGCGCAATCGGGTGACGAACGAATTTATCATGGAGCAGCTTAAGCCCTATTTAGAGAAGACCTTTGGGGTAATCATCATGAAGAATGAAGCCCTCAATCAGGCCCAGATCGCCCAAAAGGCCATTTTTGATTATGACCACAGCAGCACCGGGGCGAGGGATTACTATCTTTTGACCCAGGAATTCCTCAACCTATGTCAAAAAAGAAAAAATTTGCCGGAAAAAAGACGAAGCTTGCTAAACTGGCCCTAA
- a CDS encoding radical SAM protein, which translates to MALRVCETFISIMGEASFAGLPGFFIRLSGCNLRCRYCDTTYAYAEGVERSLASLLGEAGASGYRLVLVTGGEPLLQEECLVLLSALVERGFTVLLETNGSRPLEAVDPRVHRIIDLKCPGSGMAQHNYLKNLDYLTEKDELKFVVSNRRDFDWAMQVMAASRIWERCTVLFSPVFGLLPPSELAAWILATRLPLRLNLQLHKYIWGPDVKGM; encoded by the coding sequence ATGGCCCTGCGGGTGTGTGAAACTTTTATTAGTATCATGGGCGAGGCGAGCTTTGCCGGGTTGCCGGGTTTTTTCATCCGTTTGAGCGGCTGTAATCTTCGCTGTCGCTATTGTGATACGACCTATGCCTACGCCGAAGGGGTTGAACGGAGCCTGGCAAGCCTATTGGGTGAAGCCGGGGCCTCGGGTTACAGGTTAGTCCTGGTTACCGGTGGGGAACCATTGCTTCAGGAAGAATGCCTGGTACTCCTCAGCGCCTTGGTAGAGAGAGGGTTTACCGTGTTGTTGGAGACAAACGGCTCCCGGCCTCTGGAAGCCGTCGACCCGCGGGTGCATCGCATCATCGACCTCAAATGTCCCGGAAGCGGCATGGCGCAGCATAATTATTTGAAAAATCTTGACTACCTGACCGAAAAAGACGAACTCAAGTTTGTAGTCTCCAACCGGCGTGACTTTGACTGGGCCATGCAGGTAATGGCTGCATCACGCATCTGGGAGCGTTGCACGGTCTTGTTTTCCCCGGTGTTTGGCCTCTTGCCGCCCAGTGAGTTGGCCGCCTGGATTCTTGCCACGCGTCTGCCTCTGCGGCTAAACCTGCAGCTCCACAAATATATCTGGGGGCCGGATGTCAAGGGAATGTAA
- a CDS encoding hydrogenase iron-sulfur subunit, which produces MEEPFEPKIIVFCCQWCSYAAADLAGSMRLQYPPNIRIIKVPCTGRVDILHILKAFECGADGVFLSGCVLGECHYLEGNYWAVKRVGRVKEILQGIGLEPARVEMYFNSAGMGPQFARCCIDFTERIRQLGPLCKKPALENHAQPILHA; this is translated from the coding sequence ATGGAGGAGCCATTCGAACCTAAGATCATTGTTTTTTGCTGCCAATGGTGTTCCTATGCCGCCGCGGATCTGGCTGGGTCGATGCGCCTGCAGTATCCTCCCAATATCCGCATTATCAAGGTTCCCTGCACCGGCAGGGTAGACATACTCCACATCTTGAAGGCCTTTGAATGTGGTGCCGATGGCGTATTCCTCTCTGGATGTGTGCTGGGCGAGTGCCACTATCTGGAGGGCAATTATTGGGCGGTAAAACGTGTGGGTCGGGTTAAAGAGATTCTTCAGGGTATCGGCCTGGAACCGGCGCGGGTGGAAATGTATTTCAATTCTGCCGGTATGGGGCCGCAATTTGCCCGCTGTTGCATCGATTTCACTGAGAGGATCAGGCAGTTGGGTCCGCTCTGCAAAAAACCGGCGTTGGAGAACCACGCCCAACCAATCCTCCACGCCTAA
- a CDS encoding SPL family radical SAM protein, which produces MFRIKRLLIEAAAQDDPLAVQVRQRLAHLPTEIIPDRETLRIAAPLTPTAIAQGKETLLLARQKGPFWRPCPGTRGYICCGYQILQVMTNCPMDCSYCVLQGYFNLPAITVFTNWQDLWSELEERLDANPKTVYRLGTGEFGDSLAMDELLGLNRELICRINRWPQIILEIKTKWARVEPLLPLGPNPQVIFAWSLNPPRLIRQEEHLAATLAGRLSAAQKCAAAGFRLAFHFDPLIYYPGWEPEYQDVVAQLFTAVPADRIAWISLGALRFMPSLKSIIRGRFPGSRIAEEEFVTALDGKKRYFKTLRLEMFSRLRQFITAQSPNTFIYLCMESPWVWQQVFGFSPTSRELAAMLDAQAMLYRQTDRSTPN; this is translated from the coding sequence ATGTTCCGGATAAAGCGGCTGCTGATTGAAGCAGCGGCTCAAGACGACCCATTGGCTGTGCAGGTGCGTCAGCGATTGGCGCACCTGCCGACAGAGATCATTCCAGACCGGGAAACTCTCCGGATTGCTGCACCATTGACCCCCACGGCAATCGCTCAGGGGAAAGAAACGCTGTTGCTAGCCCGACAGAAAGGCCCTTTCTGGCGCCCCTGTCCCGGTACCAGAGGATATATCTGTTGCGGCTATCAGATTCTGCAGGTTATGACCAACTGTCCCATGGACTGCAGTTACTGCGTCCTACAGGGTTACTTTAATCTGCCAGCTATCACCGTGTTCACCAATTGGCAGGACCTGTGGTCGGAGTTGGAAGAGCGGTTGGATGCCAATCCTAAAACGGTCTATCGCTTGGGCACAGGCGAATTTGGCGACAGCCTGGCCATGGATGAGCTCTTGGGACTGAATCGGGAGCTGATCTGCCGCATCAATCGATGGCCCCAAATCATTCTGGAAATCAAAACCAAGTGGGCTCGGGTCGAACCCCTCCTCCCCTTGGGCCCCAACCCGCAGGTGATCTTTGCCTGGTCGTTGAACCCGCCGCGTTTGATCCGTCAGGAAGAACACCTGGCCGCAACCCTGGCCGGGCGACTGAGCGCGGCACAGAAGTGTGCCGCAGCCGGGTTCCGCCTGGCTTTTCACTTCGACCCGCTGATCTACTACCCCGGCTGGGAACCGGAATATCAGGACGTGGTGGCACAACTCTTTACGGCGGTCCCGGCAGATCGTATCGCCTGGATCAGCCTGGGAGCGCTACGTTTTATGCCATCGTTAAAATCAATCATCCGGGGACGCTTTCCAGGCAGCCGTATCGCCGAAGAAGAATTCGTCACCGCCCTGGACGGCAAGAAACGCTATTTCAAGACCCTGCGGCTGGAAATGTTTTCCCGTCTGCGCCAGTTCATAACTGCTCAGTCCCCCAACACCTTCATCTACCTCTGCATGGAAAGCCCCTGGGTCTGGCAGCAGGTCTTCGGCTTCTCTCCCACCAGCCGGGAGTTAGCTGCAATGCTGGATGCCCAGGCAATGTTATATCGCCAAACTGATCGCTCAACTCCAAACTAG
- a CDS encoding XRE family transcriptional regulator, producing MEKKPKLHFGHLMRQSREAAGISQRALAQQAGLDVSYINRLESGERRPRRGTLLKLASALRITGQELEAWLMAGDLAPTPLLASLRNQLGRTAVAAGPDVSGQTPEAETLSLWERLEASGLDEVSLRRLLHNLAASDESLQKQSAAMVAAAVNLAADYLAAPVHRAIIPAAGGQHRLLAMHVMQHLLLQMMGEAASAGVCQFMLILAPGTAETLYQPLQTALNLAVVPRFSLNFCVQEAPRGLGDAVLQAASWVGQEPFLVLLPDEMLDRRRPHDMPRELQHMSTAFRQLNQAPLIAVEPSSKARLPQGGVVRLGRLAIPPRIFQVEELVEKPATSNPIIDSPTSRSIVGRYFLPPQIFQTLEHLKGQGTPTLELTDALEYMRHQQTAVYAYELKTSRRDLGGVIERAEELIGEI from the coding sequence ATGGAAAAGAAGCCAAAGCTACACTTCGGCCACCTGATGCGCCAATCCCGGGAGGCTGCCGGAATCAGCCAAAGGGCGCTGGCCCAGCAGGCGGGTCTGGATGTCAGTTATATCAACCGCCTGGAGAGCGGAGAACGCCGACCGCGGCGGGGAACGCTCCTCAAACTGGCCTCAGCTCTCAGGATCACCGGACAGGAACTCGAAGCCTGGCTGATGGCCGGCGACCTGGCCCCTACGCCTCTATTAGCCAGTCTTAGGAACCAACTTGGCCGGACAGCGGTTGCCGCGGGTCCCGATGTTAGTGGCCAGACACCTGAGGCAGAAACGCTCTCTCTCTGGGAAAGACTCGAGGCCAGCGGCTTGGATGAGGTCAGCCTGCGCCGCCTGCTCCATAACCTGGCCGCCTCAGATGAATCACTCCAGAAACAGTCCGCCGCCATGGTCGCCGCAGCGGTAAACCTGGCCGCCGATTATCTGGCAGCACCGGTACATCGGGCCATTATACCGGCTGCGGGCGGCCAGCATCGGCTCCTAGCCATGCACGTCATGCAGCATCTGTTGTTACAGATGATGGGGGAAGCGGCTTCGGCGGGGGTCTGCCAGTTTATGCTGATTCTGGCGCCAGGAACAGCGGAAACGCTCTATCAACCTCTACAAACCGCCCTGAACCTGGCAGTAGTGCCACGCTTTTCCCTGAATTTCTGCGTCCAGGAGGCACCGCGCGGATTGGGCGACGCCGTATTGCAGGCCGCCTCCTGGGTGGGACAAGAACCTTTTCTGGTCCTGCTGCCGGATGAAATGCTCGACCGGCGCCGCCCGCACGACATGCCCCGGGAATTGCAGCATATGAGCACCGCCTTCAGACAGCTCAACCAAGCGCCTTTGATTGCCGTAGAGCCGTCTTCAAAAGCAAGACTGCCGCAAGGTGGGGTAGTGCGCTTAGGCAGACTGGCGATCCCTCCCCGCATCTTCCAGGTGGAAGAGCTGGTGGAAAAACCGGCGACATCCAACCCAATCATCGACTCCCCCACCTCCCGCTCTATCGTCGGCCGGTATTTCCTGCCGCCACAGATATTTCAAACCTTAGAACACCTAAAGGGCCAGGGGACCCCTACCCTGGAGTTAACCGATGCCCTGGAGTACATGCGCCATCAACAGACAGCGGTTTATGCCTACGAGTTGAAAACCTCCCGCCGCGACCTGGGCGGGGTAATCGAACGGGCGGAAGAGTTGATCGGCGAAATCTAG